From Ammospiza caudacuta isolate bAmmCau1 chromosome 23, bAmmCau1.pri, whole genome shotgun sequence, one genomic window encodes:
- the LOC131567512 gene encoding sodium/potassium/calcium exchanger 1-like, translating into MGGVFGKNRRPCVFPRVVFRARARRAARVCCDAATWTGESHFCSVHIRTRVRRPEPPAATMVLETSGSEFGEEEGDSASPPRAQDSEASAPVAARDTQGAELSQQPEGDPHPELLEPQELPGEARGPQNPQENSEAEAAQCPPGSSLSPEPRCGEQGVTPLTRTTVEVDVHVSAEHGQGEAGAGSELLRDAGHEAEGAGAAEDTCVGKVPREVPMQKGGDTMAASCPPEEPEAGEDMADGQGAAQEQGGQETEAPPDLQLDPGEIGAPEGVEGAVGGAGQDEEKAEESPACLPETQQQEEKIQISSEGEPQEH; encoded by the coding sequence ATGGGAGGTGTTTTTGGGAAGAACAGGAGGCCCTGTGTGTTCCCCAGGGTGGTTTTCAGGGCCAGGGCCAGGAGGGCTGCCCGGGTGTGCTGTGATGCAGCCACCTGGACCGGCGAGAGCCATTTCTGCTCCGTGCACATCCGCACGCGGGTGAGACGCCCCGAGCCCCCCGCTGCCACAATGGTGCTGGAAACCTCTGGAAGCGAAtttggagaggaggaaggagactCAGCCTCCCCTCCAAGGGCACAGGACAGCGAGGCCTCAGCCCCTGTGGCTGCCAGAGACACACAAGGGGCTGAGCTGTCCCAGCAGCCCGAAGGTGATcctcacccagagctgctggagccccaggaaCTCCCAGGAGAGGCACgaggaccccaaaatccccaggaGAACAGCGAGGCCGAGGCTGCTCAGTGTCCCCCTGgcagctctctgtcccctgAGCCCcgctgtggggagcagggggtgaCACCTCTCACTCGGACCACGGTGGAGGTTGATGTCCACGTGTCTGCTGAGCATGGCCAGGGTGAGGCTGGTGCAGGATCTGAGCTGCTGAGGGATGCAGGGCACGAGGCTgagggtgctggtgctgcagaggaCACCTGTGTTGGGAAGGTTCCTCGGGAAGTGCCCATGCAGAAGGGAGGTGACACCATGGCTGCTTCGTGTCCCCCGGAGGAGCCAGAAGCAGGAGAGGACATGGCAgatgggcagggagctgcacaAGAGCAGGGGGGACAAGAAACTGAAGCCCCACCTGATCTCCAGCTGGATCCGGGTGAGATTGGGGCTCCTGAAGGTGTGGAAGGAGCTGTtggtggggcagggcaggatgaagagaaggcagaggagagcccagcctgcctgccagaaacccagcagcaggaggagaaaatCCAAATTAGCAGTGAGGGAGAGCCACAGGAGCACTGA